The DNA region GCGCTGTGTCGCGGCCAATGCGGTTGCTGACGACCAGAAGCCCACCCGGGCTGAGTACCCGCATCAGTTCAACAATGACCCGTTGGGGATCGGGCATGAACTCCAGGGCCTCCAGGCAGGCCACCACCTCAAACGCAGCGCTTGCAAAGGGCAACTGAGACGCATCGTGTTTGAGAAGAACTACATCGACGAGCCCGAGATCGTTCAGTTTTTTGCGGGCCTGTCGCAACATACCGCTGGAACCATCCAACCCCACTACCCGGCCTTTCGCGCCCATGGAGCGAAGCACTGCAATCGGATAACGCCCGGTGCCCGTGGCGACGTCCAGCACCAGAGGACCGCTTTCCGACTGACACCCTGTCTCATCAAACCAGGTTACCAGCGGCCGCGCCAGAAAGGCGTACTCGTCGTAACTGTCAAACTGCTTTATTCTATCATAACGAACGGAATAAAGGTCGTACAAGGCGAGCACTACCCGGGATCCGAGAAAAGTTCCCTCGGTCAACACCAAGAGCCAGTAGAAAGCCGCCACTAAAAGCGCAACAACGAGCACAAGAATCCAGCCCCACGCAGGCATCAACCGATCTCCAACGAAAAAGCGATCGCCGCCGCCATCGTCAAGGCCCACCACCAGGCCCACAGTGTTCCCGCGTTGACCGGCCCTTGTCGAGCCAATTGAAGCAAGGGTGCAGCAGCAATCAAGGCGACTACACCCGCAGCGATTGCTTGACCGGCAACCAACAGAACGCCGATCACCAGAAGAGAACCCAGTCCTGCAATAACCAGGAGAGGCGTGATGAAACCCTGGGCATTCGAGGGCACCTCCGCTTCCATCGCCGCTCCGAACCCGGCTCTTGCCAAAAGTATGAAGCCCAGAGCCATCACCCCTATCTGTGCAAAACGTCCAGCCTCTGGCCACGTTCCAGCGAGACTGACGCCAAGAAGAAAGGGCAAACCCACCTGAACCGTCGCCTGAAGCCAGGCTAACCAGGACCGCAAGCCAGCGCGTTGCGCAAGAATTCCGACCCCCACCAGCAATGTTACGGCCATGGTCATGATGAGGGCTGGCTGGCCCAGGGGCCAGGCGGCACAAATAGCCAGAATCAGGAGGGGTAAACCGCCGCGCAGCAGCGCCGACAGAGAACCGGAGTAATTCCATCCAAGGAGTCGGCCTGCGACACTATCGGATTGGGCAAAGGGAAGCCGGGGTCGTCCGGTACCAAGATTTCCAGTCCAGTCGGCCTCCGTCACAAGTTGGGACCAAAGGGCGCCCCACAACAACTCGGCCAACAGCAATGCAAGGAAGACAGGCACCACAGCCCAGTCCCGCACACGCAGGCCGCTAACCACCAGAACGCCCGCCAAGACCAGCCAGGCACCAGTTGGCCTCCATGGTGATCCTGACAGCCAGACGCGCAGTGCAACGAAGGAGCCTTGCTCCACCTTTTCAGCAGACGACAAACGGTCCAAAGATACCTCGCGACGAACTTCTACAACAAGTACGATTATACCACAGAACCCGGTGGATAGACCAAGAAACCGCAATGAAAAAGCACCGGGTAGGAGGATTCCACCCGGTGCTTCGGCAAGGTCAATTCAGACCATTGCGAACTCTACTCTTCAATCAGTTTTATGTCATCCTCTTCGACTACTGCCGGGGACTGAACCGGTGTGACAACTGCCTCGACCGGATATGGCCGTGTGCCGAACCTTGTCAACACAATTGCACCCATTCCGAAGCTCGCGATCAGCGTGCCGAAGATGAAGTCCACACAGGGTATGGAACTTACCAGAAAATAGACAATCGCCAGAACCATTGTGCCGATTGTCGCCTGCAAAACCACCGAGGGAGTGGATACCTTGAAAACAGCAAGGAGTTTGCTACCGACCACCCAACCAGATGCGATCCAAGCCATGATGGCTGCCGCCAACAGTAACAATCCTGTCAGGAGGGCTACGGGTATCAGGCAGATTGTGACCGCCATAAGGACCATTGCAACGGCACCAACGACCCAGGTCAGGATGCCGACGACCAGAGACATAGCCGGCTGGGCCAGTCCTGCCCGACCGATCCGTTCGACTCCTCTGGGCCAGATCAGTGCAACCAGTAGCGCCAGACCGCTCAGAGCAAAGACCAGGATAACACTGCGCAGGAACCCCAGAAATGCACCGAAGATCACTTGACCGGGTGACGTCCTGGGCAACATGGGCTGAAAGTCATCCAGATTCCCGGGGAAAATCGGAAGCCCTCGAAAACCGGGAAACTCCGGTGCATAATCCTCGGTCACATCACCCTCGACGACAGCGCCACCCTCACGCCTGACGTTTCCGCCGAAGCTTACCACATCACCGTCGACGGTAGCCGATTCTTCCAGGGTAACATTGCCGCCGAAGACCGCGATATCGCCGTCGATTCTACCCGCGACGTCCAGGTTTCCACCAGCAACGATGACGTCTCCAAAAACGGTAGCGTTTTTCTCGATGATGGCATTGCCACCCAGTACGCCAAGGTCACCCCTGAGGATCTGACCAGATTGCAGCGTGTATTCTCCACCCAAGACAATCTGACCGGGTCCATCTGATTGGGCCAACACTGGAACGGCCAACGTCATCAACAGTACAATCGCCAGGCTGAACGCCAACACAATCTGTTTTCGCACGATTCTTTATCTCCTCAAACACTGCGCCGCTCAATAAGCTTGCATGCTTGACTCATCAATCCCGGCCATTTCCCTCAAGCAAGTAGCCATTGTACCGTTCTCCAAAGAAAACCAGGCGGATCCACAGGATCACCGACAACGCGACTGCGACGAGCAAAGCAGCCACCACGGAGGAAGACGGCACCAAGGCCAGAAGCGCATCCTGAATTCGATCCAGGTTTCCTGCGGCCAGAGCAACCAACTGGCTCGAATAGGCAAGATACTCCACGATCTGCAGTCGCGCTTCCGAATTGACATACAGCCAGATTGCGGTCGTCGCCAGGAATCCTATCAATACGAGACTCCAGAGCGAAAAAGTACCGCCGACGAGAACCAATCCACCTAACAGTCGTTCCCGGCGCTGCTGCTCCCGTCCAATTCGTTCATCCACCCTGAACATGAATCCTGAAGCCGGACCAACGAAGGGCTCGACTTCCAGAATGTGATCGATGCTCTGCCACTTTGTCCAGCGGCTGCGGCAGCTTTCACAGCGAGCCAGATGGTCGTGGAATCTCGCGGTTTCCTCGACGTCCAGCAGTCCATCCAGCACCAGCGACATCTCGATGGTCGAACTGTGCTCAGTGTGCTCTGCCGTTTGTGCCTCGAAGGTATCTGTCATCTGATTATCCTCAACCAACTATGCCAAGGGCTTTGCCCAGTTTGAAATTGAGTTTTCGACCATTCTTGGCCTTTGTCGTTGATTCTGGTTGCTCATTTGAGTCAGTTTCTACCGGCTTGGCCGCCTGTTCCTCGAGCAACGCCGCCATCTGAATGCGGGCTCTGTGCAGTCGGGATTTTACCGCCGACTCCGTGAGATCCAGTGTCTCGGCTATCTCCTTGTAGGAGAGATCGTGCCAGTATCGCAACACCAGCGGAGCACGATAGCCGGGCTCCAGAAAATCCAGCAGACCACGCACTTCTGCGGACCGCTCGGACCGTATGGCAGCGTCCTCGGGACGCTGGTCATCGCTGGCCAGCCAGCTCAACGAAGGATTATCCTCAATGGACAGCCAGGTGAACCGGCGCCTTCGCAGCTTGTCAATACAGTGATGGGACGCTATTGACAAGATCCAGTTCCTGAATTTCAGGTTCGGATTATAGGAAGCCAGGCGCTTGTATGCCCGCAGAAACGTCTCCTGGGCAGCATCCTCAGCTTCCTGCCGGTTTCCCAACATGCGATAGGCCAGGTTATAGACCGGAATCTGATAGACCTCCACCAATCGGCTAAAGGCTGTCCGGTCGCCACGCCGCGCCTCCCCTATCCATTTCTGTTCATCATTGACAGTCACATGATGCTCCAAAACAACTCAACCAGCC from Chloroflexota bacterium includes:
- a CDS encoding methyltransferase domain-containing protein, whose product is MPAWGWILVLVVALLVAAFYWLLVLTEGTFLGSRVVLALYDLYSVRYDRIKQFDSYDEYAFLARPLVTWFDETGCQSESGPLVLDVATGTGRYPIAVLRSMGAKGRVVGLDGSSGMLRQARKKLNDLGLVDVVLLKHDASQLPFASAAFEVVACLEALEFMPDPQRVIVELMRVLSPGGLLVVSNRIGRDTALMPGKAWSRSEFSGILTGQGASRVARQAWQVNYDLYLARKAGELVAGAERDWLDVLRCSRCTGSVEQGRGTTALCVECSGKWIEVDGIWESV
- a CDS encoding polymer-forming cytoskeletal protein, which produces MRKQIVLAFSLAIVLLMTLAVPVLAQSDGPGQIVLGGEYTLQSGQILRGDLGVLGGNAIIEKNATVFGDVIVAGGNLDVAGRIDGDIAVFGGNVTLEESATVDGDVVSFGGNVRREGGAVVEGDVTEDYAPEFPGFRGLPIFPGNLDDFQPMLPRTSPGQVIFGAFLGFLRSVILVFALSGLALLVALIWPRGVERIGRAGLAQPAMSLVVGILTWVVGAVAMVLMAVTICLIPVALLTGLLLLAAAIMAWIASGWVVGSKLLAVFKVSTPSVVLQATIGTMVLAIVYFLVSSIPCVDFIFGTLIASFGMGAIVLTRFGTRPYPVEAVVTPVQSPAVVEEDDIKLIEE
- a CDS encoding zf-HC2 domain-containing protein, with product MTDTFEAQTAEHTEHSSTIEMSLVLDGLLDVEETARFHDHLARCESCRSRWTKWQSIDHILEVEPFVGPASGFMFRVDERIGREQQRRERLLGGLVLVGGTFSLWSLVLIGFLATTAIWLYVNSEARLQIVEYLAYSSQLVALAAGNLDRIQDALLALVPSSSVVAALLVAVALSVILWIRLVFFGERYNGYLLEGNGRD
- a CDS encoding sigma-70 family RNA polymerase sigma factor, with the protein product MTVNDEQKWIGEARRGDRTAFSRLVEVYQIPVYNLAYRMLGNRQEAEDAAQETFLRAYKRLASYNPNLKFRNWILSIASHHCIDKLRRRRFTWLSIEDNPSLSWLASDDQRPEDAAIRSERSAEVRGLLDFLEPGYRAPLVLRYWHDLSYKEIAETLDLTESAVKSRLHRARIQMAALLEEQAAKPVETDSNEQPESTTKAKNGRKLNFKLGKALGIVG